Proteins encoded by one window of Bacillus rossius redtenbacheri isolate Brsri chromosome 3, Brsri_v3, whole genome shotgun sequence:
- the LOC134530280 gene encoding uncharacterized protein LOC134530280, producing MAFDCDRFIIEIESRPAIWDSRCDEYANKCKKGKAWEEVCDMFVENFKAMDSVHKNKAAADLQRKWKNLRDCFRRELAKQRNCKSGSAADGRKQYIYFQQLTFLLPVCDTKPTTEESPDLHTQATPAAATSTAPTYLKRKKPSPETEELELLQSLRRNMEKRHAGREEEDSDRHFLLSLLPYFKRLPDDMKLEVQSDFLNTLRRYNQVSISGHRCPSQTSVYPHSSPSVITGPSFVSLPYPSSNTSTSGVRNQQFTPTISQSYNYGSHSTSETSQLMSQPQQPLQCHALSPMSPAASSSVSLQSDTSSICEDYFN from the exons ATGGCGTTCGATTGTGACCGTTTTATAATCGAAATAGAATCAAGGCCAGCTATTTGGGATTCCAGATGTGATGAGTATGCTAACAAATGCAAAAAGGGAAAGGCATGGGAAGAGGTGTGCGATATGTTCGTTGAGAACTTCAAAGCCATGGATAGCGTCCATAAAAATAAAGCAG ctgcagATCTGCAACGGAAATGGAAGAATCTACGTGACTGTTTCAGAAGAGAACTGGCTAAACAGAGGAATTGTAAATCAGGTTCTGCAGCAGATGGCaggaaacaatatatatatttccagcaGTTAACTTTCCTATTGCCAGTATGCGACACCAAACCTACAACAGAAGAATCTCCAGACTTGCACACGCAAGCCACACCCGCAGCAGCTACATCTACGGCACCTACttatcttaaaagaaaaaaaccgtCACCAGAAACAGAAGAACTTGAGCTACTTCAGTCGCTTAGAAGAAATATGGAAAAACGACATGCAGGTAGAGAAGAAGAAGACAGTGACAGGCATTTCTTGTTGAGTCTTTTGCCGTACTTCAAACGTCTGCCAGACGATATGAAACTTGAAGTTCAAAGCGACTTTTTAAACACCTTAAGAAGGTACAATCAGGTGTCAATTTCTGGTCATCGATGTCCTTCTCAGACTTCTGTCTACCCTCATTCTTCTCCATCAGTGATCACAGGCCCATCATTTGTTTCGCTTCCATACCCTAGTAGTAATACAAGTACCTCTGGAGTACGCAACCAACAATTTACACCCACCATCAGTCAGTCTTACAACTACGGGTCTCATTCAACTTCAGAAACATCGCAGTTAATGAGTCAACCCCAGCAGCCGCTGCAATGCCACGCCTTATCACCAATGTCACCAGCAGCTTCCTCATCAGTATCTCTCCAGTCTGATACGTCAAGTATTTGTGAAGACTATTTTAACTGA